The Clavelina lepadiformis chromosome 3, kaClaLepa1.1, whole genome shotgun sequence region TTGTAATTTCTGTAACAAGCGTAGCTTGCCAATAAAAAACTGcgaaaaaacttaaataagaataaattatattaaatgtatttacCGTACAAACAATAATAAAGCAGTTCCGTTCAAAGTAGCGGACATTTTATGATTTCGATGAATCACTGAGCATGCCGTCCTCCAAGTCGTGTGATAATTATAATAACACCTTCAAGCAAGTAGTCGTGATCAATGCTGGGATAGCAGTAAGTAAGTCTCCACAAATCTACATGAACTGAACTTAGGTAACGGCCGAGACAGTTTTGATTAACATGGCCTTGTAGGATATGATATTATTGGTAACGACATTTTTGGCTTCGAAACTAATGTCGCCTGTataaaatttggaaactgTCGGATGatcaaaacaattaaataaaagcTGAAACATATCCTAAAATAGTTTAGTACAATAACACCTATAATCGCAAATTTTTAATACCTTACCACAAGCTTGTTACTACCACAAcaactgcaataaaaacacGATTTTATTAAACTGACCTGTTTCGAACATATACTTTTGTTTTGCGTCAGTAAAATGTTCGAATAAATATGTGAAAATCAAATGGTTGACTGTATATAAAGGCTTCGTTCAGATGTGGTTGCAAATGACAAAGTTTAAGATGAGAAATTGATAATTGTTGTGCAAAGTAACACAATGGATACGATGCAACAAATTGCCaaataatggtgcaaaatgctgaGTCTCCAAATGAAAGATTAAAAACTCGTTCAAAAAAAGTGGGATGAACAGTTCTGGGTAATTACTGAAAGAAAAGAGGCGCCACTTTCAGAAGCCAGCTAAATGGGAGGCAACgtgattttcaaatatatttagTTGAACATTGCTCTGACGAATTACCAAGTATGGTAAGTATTAAGTATAGATAAAGCTAAATGGCTAAATGGTTTAATGATAACATGAAACTCCGAgaaaaaatcattgaaaataaaacaataccaGGGAATCAAGTGATATTACAATGATGATACCATCAGGTAATCTGAGAATTatcagcaaagaaaaaatgcgtTGCCTCAAGCAATTAAATTCTCTTATGCGTAGCTGGTTGTTGTGCAAACTTTATGTGATCTCCAGATCGGAAGGTGCGTTTTCGATAAAGTTGCTATTACATGGCAGGTTAAAACCGAGAAGCGATCTATAACTGTTTCTAGCTGTTAAACTTGCTTACCTGGCTGTCAGTTCCATCAAAGGCTTTGATATTAAGCTCTTTATAACGACTTTACAGAATATAACAACATGAGCTAAAAGCTTATCTTTGGTGAGACGACTCACGTACCTCCATGCTTAAAACACTTTCATTGTTGACTGAGATTTTGCACTAAATTTGTGAGCGTTTTTATAACCCAGGACCCAGAGTAGAATAAAATAACACAATGACAACAGAAAAGAAATGTGATGATAATTACaattagggatgggccgatatgaacccaaacccgaatagattcgccgaatatcgcctttatggaagattcggacGAACACGAATaacaacaatggcgaacccaaatacaatattacttataaatttactgaatttagttaaaaatgttggtctagtttcccgacagaGCTAAACTAGAATCAGCAATACTTACAATAAAGGTCGTTTTCcaaacgattttgctttttcaatcgttttttaaacactatgtttcgaaagaaagcgatttgtttatcgattacgtcattttacaagcaagacttgacaacttttggataaaattttattgtttggttctaatacgaataaaTTCAGGATTtattcgtgtcgaccttcatgatatttgggttcgcacgaacccgaataatcttcctcgcggcacatccctaattAAAATGCATTGAGCTACTGCGCCAAAAACAATGACTTTTGAGTTGACTTCAGGGAATTGGCTCTATCTTGCAGACATTTGGCTTAACTTGTGCGGACCAATAAAGAGATAAATATGGGTCGACGACGATCAATACATATCAGGTCATGCATGCACATTACCACAGTTGGACTACAAAAAATCATGAAGATATCCATGTCAGAGTAATGCATTAACAAATTGAGTTCGACGTAAGATGCTGCATATATCCATGTTTCCTATATGAAAGTAAAACCTTTGTtgatcaaaataaaacacttttcaAACATTGAGGCAATATTAATGAAATGCCGATAATAATGAATCATGCTAATTGTCactttagaaaatgttctcgGAAAGGTTAATTTGGGTTGAACTACTGCATACCTCATATTCAGCGTCATTTGTTCTGTTACTGACGCAAATGCGGTTTATGTccttaagtaaaaaattcaaTCTTTTATCGTCATCGCTTGcggtgaaaatatttctgtcaAAAACAAGCATCTTGTGACGTCAATGATCTTATGAAAATCTTCTCCGGCACAAAAATTAGATGTTTATCGTCACTTTCTCACGCTTCTTGACGTACAAGCTTTCTTAATACCTATGCTTCTTTTTAAACGCTTGAGCTTTGGTTGTGTTTgtgcaaaacatgtttttcgtcaagaaaagaatttcttggaaaatatttttaaattttggtaCTGTACAAAGTTTTCAAGCCAATATGACGTCAACGTAGAAGAGAAGCGAAGTTGGTTATATAACGAGCAGCGATTTGGTGGGATTTCATATCATCAACTTCAACGGAAGATCTTCATAGTCAACCATGAGAGGAgtgatttttctgttatcatTTGCTTGTTACGTCATGATGACCTACTCGGAAGAACGTCGTCAAGTCCTTACCACTGACTGTAACAATGACGTGGTCAACTCCACCATGCAGAAAGGAGACAAAGGTGATGTCGGCAGATCCGGAAAATCCGGAATTCCGGGAGGTCAGGGTGATCCAGGATCCAAAGGAGAACCCGGAGGAGTTGGACAGAAGGGGATTCAAGGAGAATCGTGCGCTCTGGGGTCGCAAGGGACCGACATAGTCACCAGACTGGCAAGTAAGTTGATTTCAAGTcatagattaattattttaatcatCGTCATTTTTCCTGCGAGCATAAAGAACTCCGCAATAAAAGTCATGTGTTAATCGATTATTATTGTgactttgttattttaaaagcatcTGGCAACCAACCAAACGATGTAAACTACAGTAACTTTACCACTTATAAAGAACTCATATGCTATGGACTATGCTTGCATGTTGTCTTGTTTAATTGCATGTTTATTGCTTAATACGAGCAAGGTTTGCCTGGAACCTTGCTGGAAAAGTTTAAATcttgtttacaacaaaaaatcgTTTCCAGAAATAGAGGAGCTCCTTACACCCCCCAGTACCACGACCATGGCTACTACCACTGTTACTACGACAACAGCATCTACTATTACGTCATGTTCTACGTCATCAAGCAATTAACGGTCCCCAAAATTTGACGAGTGGTGTTGAAGTTTACTGCGAGGATGGATGGACGGTGAGTGAAAGACTTTCCACAGTTATAAGTGGAATAGCTAACAAATTATATTGAACTTACAATAGTATTGAAAGGTATAAAAGTATAAGGTATAAGGTATAGAAGTATATACACTTACTGTGTAGTATTGATGCTATAGTTATCAAGTTGTGTGGACTTCAAGGTGGCAATGCGTTGTTTGCTATTCATTTGCATTGTAGCAAGAATGTGAGAAAACACAAGCGACAATGAATTTGTTTCCACACGCATTCgcgcttttttaaatttgcatttttccacTTTTCTGAAACTTAATTTCCAAAATGTTGAATGAAGGTGCGATTGAACTTGAATTCCAAAATGTTGAATGAACTTGCGGTTGATTCGAAAACGCTTACCGACAAACCCAAACAATTGGATTGAAAACTGTTTAATATAAACGTGTACagtatttgtaaatttaatgcaactatCCGCAACAATGGAACAATGATTGCTGTGGAAGTGTTAGTCGTGTGCGATTGTGCAGAGACGATCATAAGCCCACATTGGGTCACATGCCACGATGCATAAACATTACTGTACGCTAATAATTACTGTGTTGCAAGCCAACATTATTGTTGTGTCTAATTGGCTTCGTTTATGAAGCATGCGATACAATTGCATTGAACTGCATAAGTCGCTTGCAGTGAAAATGGGCGAAATTCAACCAGCGTCAAGTAAACCTGATTTATTTCATCCAAATCACCTGCAGCAAACAGCTACCTAAAATATgagtttaaattttcttaactTGAAATTTCTAGCAAAAATATGAACATGTCACTGGAATAAGAGATGCAacttaacaaaatatatcttGCGTATTGAAAGCGAAGTGTAAATATTGCTGTACTTcttgtattatgacgtaatgaaCTAAAGATGAtttaaacatataaattaaacgtaTTACACTTGtgctaaaatgtaaaatcaaattactaacatatttttcaaagaagAATTGACGGAAATGTTAATTTCGGGCGACGATGGGACGACTACGCGAACGGTTTTGGCCAGATTGATGGGGAATTTTGGCTTGGTAAGAGGACGTTAGTTCAACTTAAACGCatttaattttgatgttttttgttctaTTATTATTCGTGCTTCATTACTTACAGGACTCAACAACATCCACAAGATGACGCGTGGAGGAGGATGCAGACTCAAGATAGAGCTGTGGGATTTCGATGGAAACCAACGTCACGCTGATTATAGGTCATAACACGATTGTTGTGACATAAATAACGAAGATGTTAAAAATCTTACATTTATTAACCaacataaaactttgttgagtAAATTACCACTTAGCTGTCTGGATTCGAATCTTTTAaagcaagttgttgtttttgcagctcGTTTTCGATCGAATCTGCTGAAAATTTATATCGGCTTCGTGTTTCCGGATACAGCGGAAATGCAGGAGACAGTTTGGACTATAGCAATGGTCAACCATTCTCGAAAGAAGATAGCAACAACGATTCCATGTACGTCATCTTATGATGAGGAACAATTGTGTCGAACTCAATAAACATTAAGTGCTACAACCTCAGTAGGATTTTCCGTTACATCCTGCCAGTAACGTATAAGATAGAATATAAATATATGCAACAACGGAATTTTaatctttcatgttttaataTATTAGTCGTAATGCAAACTGCGTAACTCGCTTTGGAGGAACTCAAGGATGGTGGTTCCGTAGCTGCGCCTTTGCATTACTCAATGGAGTCTGGATGCGTCAATCAGGTGGAACTTATTATGGAATTATTTGGTTTCATTGGAAGGGAAACAATGAACCtcttaaagaaactaaaatgaaacttcgtTGCGACTGAATGAAATCCACGAGTTGATTTTAACCAACCAAGTAAACATTGAACTGTATTTAGACTGGCAACGCAGCAAACTGTAACTATAAGTTGCCACctctattacgtcataatatataCATTCTGTCAATCTGTTATACTGCACGTCATCATGCGGTTGTTATGTAACATTTGTTCCGGGCCTTGTGACGTGAAAAAATATCGCATGACTCAGTGTaagtttttcttcaaaaccTTGGAGATTGCCGTCGTATTCAACTCAAAGatacaaatttaacttacaaataacaaaacaaacttaagaAGTTTGCAGTAAGACAAACTCTGAGTCATTCGACATTTTTACCTCACAATGCCCGGTACAAATTTGACACCACACCGTCATTCAATTATACGTTCCACGTGTAAATATTGGCCGTGTTTTTACTAGGGATGGGAATTTAGCCGATTATCTTTAGCCGTTAGCCACCATAGTCGCTAATTGTCATGTCACATTGTCAATCGCAGGCAAACTACTGTATTATTGATAAATGTGATTAAAAGGATTTTATTAGCAACTTGTGTTATGCTAGCCAACAAAGTTGTTAttcaaacattaaaatgattaacagaGTAATAAATTCATGAATTCCTTTGTGGTGTTGCAGTCATGCAATATTTAGCCGTTAGTCACCATAGTCGCTAATTGTCATGTCACATTGTTAGTCACAGGCAAAGTCGGTATGTTAGTGATAAATGTGAATAAAAGGGTTATATTAGCAACTTACGTAATGCTACAACACAAAGTTGTTATTCAAGCATTTAAATGATTAACGAGTAACAATTTTCCTTGAATTCATGAACTACCAAAATGTTTGCTCCAAATTCTTTCTTACATGTACACTTTCGGCTAAGGGCTAACAAAATCTTTAGTCGCCAAGAGCTCTTAGTCGCTAGCGGCTAATATTTGCCGACCAATTTGTTCCAGCCCTAGTTTTTACAAGACATTTGTTTATAAACCGATAAATACAAAGCTGTGCAGACGATATAAACGCTGGATTGTTATAAACAGCATACATACTAGTAAGTTATATGAACCCAAATATGGAAGTAGAGGTCGCTTAATACAGGGACCATTCTATTTCGGTCATAATACCGGAATGAACACAATACCCGAAGCCACATCACTAGACCTGGATCGACACAGTTAGCCACCTAAGAACCAAGAAGCTTGGTTTGGTCATTTGCGCATAAGCTACTTGTTTTATGCCAAGTTCCTCAATCAACGCTGACGtcacaaaaaagtaaactgtGATGTTGATTGACGACAAGTCACACAGCATAAAGCAAGCAAGCAAAATACATTCAACACATGTGTAGAAAATACTCAAAAGAAACATAAGTAAAGGATGGATTAAGGGTTGAAAAGATAAGAACGCCCGAATAAGGCATGTTACTTGATCAAATACAAGCGCAAATCCTTAGTTAGGAAAAACTAGATGCAAAACTTATGAATCACTGCGGTATCTCATATTTGATACTAGCGACTTAGACAGATCAGGTCAGACAATCTAGCAGAAGAAAAATAGCAGTACCAAGAAATGCTGTTGCTTTACCAATCCTTCCAAATTGAACTGAACTGTTTCACAAATTTCAGGGAAAGGAAACATGCACAATAAAATTAGTGACGTAGACAAGGCGGTGAGAAGTTTCTACTTCAATCAGTGAGTGCACAATGAGGCTGACAGCAAAACAACTAAACCTACCAAAGCACGTGCTGCAGGAATGCAAAGTTTGCACAACACACAATCACacaaaaatagataaaatcaaaGCGTGTGACAACAAAATCAaccacaaaacaacaaacatatatAAAAATTCAATAGAAAATATAAGATAACTGAAATTAACCAACGAGTGTAACTAgcctaataactaataagtaaCAAAACCTCGTGCTTAGTAGAAATGCGAAAGGAAAATTGACGATGTAATGCCCAACGTTAGCTCATATTAAACGGAGAGTTTCGACAAAAATACCTGGGTCTTTATACAAATTGTCATAAAAAAGATCTGTGATTATATTTCACGGCAAAGATCCGTTAgtgcaggggtgggcaacatacggcccgcgacgggattttgagcggcccgccgACAGTTCCGCAGTTCAGTTTAGCAGTTCAGTTTTGACTTCAGCAGCTATTGAAGTACATTAATCggtaataaattcattaaatactgttttcggtctctatgcttaaaacttaaagtttacattaaatacgatttattccttgcgtaggtggataaatacacgattaatgtatcgattcaggaatccggcccgccaagtagtttattttctcatatcaggcccgccgaccaaaaaagttgcccacccctgcgtTAGTGTATGACGCGGTTTCCACTGTAAGTTGCTATTAATGGTGTATTAGGGTGCTCTTAATGAGGTCTATAGTGATCTTCGATATTTTTCTGCTTGGGCTCCTAACTCACTATAAATTATAATGTGACCTGTCTTAAATTGCTTTCATTGATCTGATATGAGTTTGAACGATGCTCGAAAACGAACGACCTTGGTGACGTCTTATCCGCTCATCGCtcagtttttttgaaaacggcTTTGCCAATAACTCCTTTACGAAAAAATAAAGgaatttcttttatattttcggaatcaacatatttttatcattttttcgGAAATTGGGTGAAAAAGACGTCAGTTCAGCTTTAAAATAGAAGGAAAATCATTATGTCAGACAAAAATCAACCGTAAACTTTGGTAACCTACTAGACTGCTGGTGCTTGTGTGATAAAATAACTTTGCATTTACCTTAAGTTATACAAATTATAATTACATGAATTGACACAACAGGCCCACACACAAATATCTTGAGTTTTAACCTCTTTGTTGCGCAATTATTATGTAATACAAAaactattgtgacgtcacaatgaattTTATAATCACTTTGCTCCGCCGTAAATATGACCTTAAGGTTTCTGAGATAAGTAATTTGCATATTCAGTTTGCAAACTTCACAGCTGTATTGAGAATCTAACAAGGTGTTCATTGAAGAAGTATTTGTTGCTATAAGGTGACGTTACACAATTACCAGGTAATGATTTGTTAGTAAGCCTATTTAGCTGATATCTTGCGTCTCGTAACTCGAGATTAGAGctgaattgttttatttaaatgccGGTAGGTTCAAACAAAAACGAACTTCTCAGCAAGAGAAAATGCCGACCATCagattttttcaactttgctTGGCTGTTTCATTCATGGTTGGATGCGCAGGTATGCTTTGTACATATCAGTTTGTGTTGTAAGATAAGAAAATAAGACTTGGTTAACTAAAGCAGCGTTGTCCAACTGCGGGCTCGCTTGCCACTTTTGGCATGCCAAGCCATTTTGTTTTGGCCGCAAAAATCTGCATGATCTGAATTAACACTTGACGTAACGATATAAACGCTTTTATAACAACTTAGTGTGAATGATGTCTGtctttaaaatgttattttacttTCTGGTACGGTACCGTATGCAAGTTACATAAAATAACGTAATTATGAATTACGAATAAAGCCGGAAATTGACACTTGAATTCATCAATTGTTAGTTGACACAGAGGCAATGTTTGCTGCCAATTGAAAGATTGTGACGTTGAAATTACTTGGATTAGGATAATTACTATTCACAATTGACTATTATTGCTTCATATtagcaaaacatttgcaagCGTTTATCAAACcaaaacttcacaaaaatgcatttgaagctgaaataatatttaatagcTGGCTAGATTCGTCATTGTAGAGAGCGAATGCTTTGTACCTTACTTAATGCTAATTTATG contains the following coding sequences:
- the LOC143450266 gene encoding uncharacterized protein LOC143450266 translates to MRGVIFLLSFACYVMMTYSEERRQVLTTDCNNDVVNSTMQKGDKGDVGRSGKSGIPGGQGDPGSKGEPGGVGQKGIQGESCALGSQGTDIVTRLAKIEELLTPPSTTTMATTTVTTTTASTITSCSTSSSN
- the LOC143450577 gene encoding techylectin-5B-like, coding for MTRGGGCRLKIELWDFDGNQRHADYSSFSIESAENLYRLRVSGYSGNAGDSLDYSNGQPFSKEDSNNDSIRNANCVTRFGGTQGWWFRSCAFALLNGVWMRQSGGTYYGIIWFHWKGNNEPLKETKMKLRCD